The Persephonella hydrogeniphila region GGTCTTACAGTTATCCATAAAGAAAAGATAAAAAATCTTAAAGTATCTCCTATAGGAAACCCTGCAATGCCAATGCCTGTTCCTGTTCCACAGATACTGACTGTTATGCCGGGTATGATGGATTTTGCTACAAATATGATGAAGAAGATGATGCAGCAACATAAAATACCTTCTATAGAGCAGCTTGTACAGCAGGCATTAGATTTAGATGTAAAACTTTATCCATGCCAGACTGCGATGCAGCTTTTTGGGTTCAAAAAAGAAGACCTGATAGAAGGTGTCCAGGAGCCTGTAGGTGCTGCAACATTCCTGAATTTTGTTAATCAGGCAGAAAAACCAATAGTTATGAATTTTTAAATAAAATCTTTAAGAATAAGAGAGATTATTACAGATATACCCCCCACCGCTGCGAGTATTATTCCCTTTGTCCCGTTTCGGGACACCTTTTTTATTACTTCTGAATTGATATCTACAGAGTTTACAGATTTTACAGTGTAAACAGGGATTTTTTTATCCTGTATTTGAAGATAGATTTCTCCTTTTTCCTGTAAAAAGTTTATTCTTTTTGTTAAATAATATTTGTTATCCACAGTTTCTATTCTGTAAAAATCTGATTTTTTAAGAACCTCCCTGTAGATATCGATCTCTTTTTTCAGGAGAAGAGAATAACCGTAAAATATAGAAATAATGCCTCCCAAAAACATCGTATAGAGAAATAAAGAGGTTAACGCTCTTCTCATCTCTGGAAAAAGGAGATTATTTTAGAGTTATTTGTCAGATCATAAATTAATTTATTTTTCCCTGAGTAGTACGAGACAAGCAGAACTACAACAAAAAATATAGCAACCCCTCCAAAAGCACCTATCAGCCTATCCCACAAGGAAAACTTTTTTTTCCTATACAGAAAACTTTTTACAAAAAAATATAAGATAAAGGATAAACTAAAAAATGTTATTACGACGAGGGAAAAAGAGAGAAAATCTAAAATAATAGGTGAGGTTTTAAAATACGGGGAAAGAAAAGTTGACAGGTCTTTAGAAAATCTCAGACCTAAAAATATACCTGCAAAAGCACCTACAGATTTTATAAATAGCTCAACAAATCCCCTATAAGCTCCAAC contains the following coding sequences:
- a CDS encoding DsrE/DsrF/DrsH-like family protein, whose amino-acid sequence is MAKTRVGIILLSGTLDKAMPAFMLGTTAAAMGMEVGIFFSFYGLTVIHKEKIKNLKVSPIGNPAMPMPVPVPQILTVMPGMMDFATNMMKKMMQQHKIPSIEQLVQQALDLDVKLYPCQTAMQLFGFKKEDLIEGVQEPVGAATFLNFVNQAEKPIVMNF
- a CDS encoding CvpA family protein; the protein is MIDFILLILLLYLILVGAYRGFVELFIKSVGAFAGIFLGLRFSKDLSTFLSPYFKTSPIILDFLSFSLVVITFFSLSFILYFFVKSFLYRKKKFSLWDRLIGAFGGVAIFFVVVLLVSYYSGKNKLIYDLTNNSKIISFFQR